The proteins below are encoded in one region of Acanthochromis polyacanthus isolate Apoly-LR-REF ecotype Palm Island chromosome 4, KAUST_Apoly_ChrSc, whole genome shotgun sequence:
- the nasp gene encoding nuclear autoantigenic sperm protein isoform X2 translates to MPEETSAASSSGSVEEKPCSSSSAAAADSSVDVMEEAKKLIGTGNRHLVMGDVVSAVSVFQDACGMLAERYGDTADECGEALFLCGKSLLELARMENSVLGNALEGVPEESEEEEQPSNSNIESANNLDDDDDDDDDDDDEEKNGQDKEEDDVGNLQLAWEMLEVAKVIYKRKESKDDQLMAAQVYLKLGEVSAESGNYPQALEDFQECLTLQLKHLPSHSRLLAETHYHVATTLCYMDQYSQAIQHYNSSIEVIETRLAMLQKVIDAAEGADGAAEEKNEMEELKLLLPDIREKVEDAKESQRTASAASQAIQQTLGGASTSSAFPCENGGPSSSAAAFATTSQIPVKTSDSASSSKAVSDISHLVRKKRKPEEEESPVKDTDAKQAKQEATVNGSGDSSASNGNGVQEGQSQEPAAESASVQSSA, encoded by the exons ATGCCAGAGGAAACGTCCGCCGCGTCGAGCTCTGGGAG TGTGGAGGAGAAGCCCTGCTCATCATCATCggcagctgctgcagacag CTCAGTTGACGTCATGGAGGAGGCAAAGAAACTGATTGGCACAGGGAACAGGCATCTGGTGATGGGAGAtgttgtttctgctgtcagtgtCTTCCAGGACGCCTGTGGCATGCT GGCTGAGAGATATGGGGACACTGCAGATGAGTGCGGTGAGGCTTTATTCCTGTGTGGGAAGTCCCTACTGGAGCTTGCCAG GATGGAGAACAGTGTCCTTGGCAATGCCCTAGAGGGAGTCCCAGAAGAAtcagaagaagaggagcagcCCAGCAACTCTAATATTGAAAGCGCCAACAACCTTGATG atgatgatgatgatgatgatgacgatgatgatgaagagAAAAACGGACAAGATAAG GAAGAAGATGATGTTGGGAATTTACAGTTGGCCTGGGAGATGCTAGAGGTCGCCAAAGTCATTTATAAAAG AAAGGAAAGCAAGGATGACCAGCTGATGGCCGCCCAAGTGTATCTGAAACTTGGAGAAGTCAGTGCTGAGTCGG GTAACTATCCTCAGGCACTAGAGGACTTCCAGGAGTGTCTCACCCTGCAGCTGAAGCACTTGCCTTCCCACAGTCGTCTGCTCGCTGAGACCCACTACCATGTTGCTACAACACTTTGCTACATGGATCAGTACAGTCAGGCCATCCAGCACTACAACAGCTCCATAGAAGTCATCGAGACCCGTCTGG CCATGCTGCAGAAGGTGATAGATGCAGCAGAAGGAGCAGATGgtgcagcagaggagaaaaaTGAGATGGAAGAACTGAAACTGCTTCTGCCTGATATCAGGGAAAAGGTGGAGGATGCCAAGGAAAGCCAGAGAACAGCCAGTGCTGCCTCACAGGCCATCCAGCAGACACTA GGTGGCGCTTCAACTTCATCAGCATTTCCCTGTGAGAATGGTGGACCTTCATCATCAGCGGCAGCATTTGCAACCACCAGCCAG ATTCCAGTGAAAACATCTGACAGTGCTTCATCTTCCAAGGCTGTCTCTGACATATCTCACCTGGTCAGGAAAAAG AGgaaaccagaggaggaggagagcccAGTAAAGGACACTGATGCTAAACAAGCGAAACAGGAAGCCACAGTTAATGGCAGCGGGGACTCTAGTGCCAGCAACGGCAATGGAGTCCAGGAGGGACAATCACAGGAG CCTGCCGCAGAGTCAGCCTCCGTCCAGTCCTCGGCGTGA
- the nasp gene encoding nuclear autoantigenic sperm protein isoform X4, producing the protein MPEETSAASSSGSVEEKPCSSSSAAAADSSVDVMEEAKKLIGTGNRHLVMGDVVSAVSVFQDACGMLAERYGDTADECGEALFLCGKSLLELARMENSVLGNALEGVPEESEEEEQPSNSNIESANNLDDDDDDDDDDDDDEEKNGQDKEEDDVGNLQLAWEMLEVAKVIYKRKESKDDQLMAAQVYLKLGEVSAESGNYPQALEDFQECLTLQLKHLPSHSRLLAETHYHVATTLCYMDQYSQAIQHYNSSIEVIETRLAMLQKVIDAAEGADGAAEEKNEMEELKLLLPDIREKVEDAKESQRTASAASQAIQQTLGGASTSSAFPCENGGPSSSAAAFATTSQIPVKTSDSASSSKAVSDISHLVRKKPAAESASVQSSA; encoded by the exons ATGCCAGAGGAAACGTCCGCCGCGTCGAGCTCTGGGAG TGTGGAGGAGAAGCCCTGCTCATCATCATCggcagctgctgcagacag CTCAGTTGACGTCATGGAGGAGGCAAAGAAACTGATTGGCACAGGGAACAGGCATCTGGTGATGGGAGAtgttgtttctgctgtcagtgtCTTCCAGGACGCCTGTGGCATGCT GGCTGAGAGATATGGGGACACTGCAGATGAGTGCGGTGAGGCTTTATTCCTGTGTGGGAAGTCCCTACTGGAGCTTGCCAG GATGGAGAACAGTGTCCTTGGCAATGCCCTAGAGGGAGTCCCAGAAGAAtcagaagaagaggagcagcCCAGCAACTCTAATATTGAAAGCGCCAACAACCTTGATG atgatgatgatgatgatgatgatgacgatgatgatgaagagAAAAACGGACAAGATAAG GAAGAAGATGATGTTGGGAATTTACAGTTGGCCTGGGAGATGCTAGAGGTCGCCAAAGTCATTTATAAAAG AAAGGAAAGCAAGGATGACCAGCTGATGGCCGCCCAAGTGTATCTGAAACTTGGAGAAGTCAGTGCTGAGTCGG GTAACTATCCTCAGGCACTAGAGGACTTCCAGGAGTGTCTCACCCTGCAGCTGAAGCACTTGCCTTCCCACAGTCGTCTGCTCGCTGAGACCCACTACCATGTTGCTACAACACTTTGCTACATGGATCAGTACAGTCAGGCCATCCAGCACTACAACAGCTCCATAGAAGTCATCGAGACCCGTCTGG CCATGCTGCAGAAGGTGATAGATGCAGCAGAAGGAGCAGATGgtgcagcagaggagaaaaaTGAGATGGAAGAACTGAAACTGCTTCTGCCTGATATCAGGGAAAAGGTGGAGGATGCCAAGGAAAGCCAGAGAACAGCCAGTGCTGCCTCACAGGCCATCCAGCAGACACTA GGTGGCGCTTCAACTTCATCAGCATTTCCCTGTGAGAATGGTGGACCTTCATCATCAGCGGCAGCATTTGCAACCACCAGCCAG ATTCCAGTGAAAACATCTGACAGTGCTTCATCTTCCAAGGCTGTCTCTGACATATCTCACCTGGTCAGGAAAAAG CCTGCCGCAGAGTCAGCCTCCGTCCAGTCCTCGGCGTGA
- the nasp gene encoding nuclear autoantigenic sperm protein isoform X1 translates to MPEETSAASSSGSVEEKPCSSSSAAAADSSVDVMEEAKKLIGTGNRHLVMGDVVSAVSVFQDACGMLAERYGDTADECGEALFLCGKSLLELARMENSVLGNALEGVPEESEEEEQPSNSNIESANNLDDDDDDDDDDDDDEEKNGQDKEEDDVGNLQLAWEMLEVAKVIYKRKESKDDQLMAAQVYLKLGEVSAESGNYPQALEDFQECLTLQLKHLPSHSRLLAETHYHVATTLCYMDQYSQAIQHYNSSIEVIETRLAMLQKVIDAAEGADGAAEEKNEMEELKLLLPDIREKVEDAKESQRTASAASQAIQQTLGGASTSSAFPCENGGPSSSAAAFATTSQIPVKTSDSASSSKAVSDISHLVRKKRKPEEEESPVKDTDAKQAKQEATVNGSGDSSASNGNGVQEGQSQEPAAESASVQSSA, encoded by the exons ATGCCAGAGGAAACGTCCGCCGCGTCGAGCTCTGGGAG TGTGGAGGAGAAGCCCTGCTCATCATCATCggcagctgctgcagacag CTCAGTTGACGTCATGGAGGAGGCAAAGAAACTGATTGGCACAGGGAACAGGCATCTGGTGATGGGAGAtgttgtttctgctgtcagtgtCTTCCAGGACGCCTGTGGCATGCT GGCTGAGAGATATGGGGACACTGCAGATGAGTGCGGTGAGGCTTTATTCCTGTGTGGGAAGTCCCTACTGGAGCTTGCCAG GATGGAGAACAGTGTCCTTGGCAATGCCCTAGAGGGAGTCCCAGAAGAAtcagaagaagaggagcagcCCAGCAACTCTAATATTGAAAGCGCCAACAACCTTGATG atgatgatgatgatgatgatgatgacgatgatgatgaagagAAAAACGGACAAGATAAG GAAGAAGATGATGTTGGGAATTTACAGTTGGCCTGGGAGATGCTAGAGGTCGCCAAAGTCATTTATAAAAG AAAGGAAAGCAAGGATGACCAGCTGATGGCCGCCCAAGTGTATCTGAAACTTGGAGAAGTCAGTGCTGAGTCGG GTAACTATCCTCAGGCACTAGAGGACTTCCAGGAGTGTCTCACCCTGCAGCTGAAGCACTTGCCTTCCCACAGTCGTCTGCTCGCTGAGACCCACTACCATGTTGCTACAACACTTTGCTACATGGATCAGTACAGTCAGGCCATCCAGCACTACAACAGCTCCATAGAAGTCATCGAGACCCGTCTGG CCATGCTGCAGAAGGTGATAGATGCAGCAGAAGGAGCAGATGgtgcagcagaggagaaaaaTGAGATGGAAGAACTGAAACTGCTTCTGCCTGATATCAGGGAAAAGGTGGAGGATGCCAAGGAAAGCCAGAGAACAGCCAGTGCTGCCTCACAGGCCATCCAGCAGACACTA GGTGGCGCTTCAACTTCATCAGCATTTCCCTGTGAGAATGGTGGACCTTCATCATCAGCGGCAGCATTTGCAACCACCAGCCAG ATTCCAGTGAAAACATCTGACAGTGCTTCATCTTCCAAGGCTGTCTCTGACATATCTCACCTGGTCAGGAAAAAG AGgaaaccagaggaggaggagagcccAGTAAAGGACACTGATGCTAAACAAGCGAAACAGGAAGCCACAGTTAATGGCAGCGGGGACTCTAGTGCCAGCAACGGCAATGGAGTCCAGGAGGGACAATCACAGGAG CCTGCCGCAGAGTCAGCCTCCGTCCAGTCCTCGGCGTGA
- the nasp gene encoding nuclear autoantigenic sperm protein isoform X3, translating to MPEETSAASSSGSVEEKPCSSSSAAAADSSVDVMEEAKKLIGTGNRHLVMGDVVSAVSVFQDACGMLAERYGDTADECGEALFLCGKSLLELARMENSVLGNALEGVPEESEEEEQPSNSNIESANNLDDDDDDDDDDDEEKNGQDKEEDDVGNLQLAWEMLEVAKVIYKRKESKDDQLMAAQVYLKLGEVSAESGNYPQALEDFQECLTLQLKHLPSHSRLLAETHYHVATTLCYMDQYSQAIQHYNSSIEVIETRLAMLQKVIDAAEGADGAAEEKNEMEELKLLLPDIREKVEDAKESQRTASAASQAIQQTLGGASTSSAFPCENGGPSSSAAAFATTSQIPVKTSDSASSSKAVSDISHLVRKKRKPEEEESPVKDTDAKQAKQEATVNGSGDSSASNGNGVQEGQSQEPAAESASVQSSA from the exons ATGCCAGAGGAAACGTCCGCCGCGTCGAGCTCTGGGAG TGTGGAGGAGAAGCCCTGCTCATCATCATCggcagctgctgcagacag CTCAGTTGACGTCATGGAGGAGGCAAAGAAACTGATTGGCACAGGGAACAGGCATCTGGTGATGGGAGAtgttgtttctgctgtcagtgtCTTCCAGGACGCCTGTGGCATGCT GGCTGAGAGATATGGGGACACTGCAGATGAGTGCGGTGAGGCTTTATTCCTGTGTGGGAAGTCCCTACTGGAGCTTGCCAG GATGGAGAACAGTGTCCTTGGCAATGCCCTAGAGGGAGTCCCAGAAGAAtcagaagaagaggagcagcCCAGCAACTCTAATATTGAAAGCGCCAACAACCTTGATG atgatgatgatgatgatgacgatgatgatgaagagAAAAACGGACAAGATAAG GAAGAAGATGATGTTGGGAATTTACAGTTGGCCTGGGAGATGCTAGAGGTCGCCAAAGTCATTTATAAAAG AAAGGAAAGCAAGGATGACCAGCTGATGGCCGCCCAAGTGTATCTGAAACTTGGAGAAGTCAGTGCTGAGTCGG GTAACTATCCTCAGGCACTAGAGGACTTCCAGGAGTGTCTCACCCTGCAGCTGAAGCACTTGCCTTCCCACAGTCGTCTGCTCGCTGAGACCCACTACCATGTTGCTACAACACTTTGCTACATGGATCAGTACAGTCAGGCCATCCAGCACTACAACAGCTCCATAGAAGTCATCGAGACCCGTCTGG CCATGCTGCAGAAGGTGATAGATGCAGCAGAAGGAGCAGATGgtgcagcagaggagaaaaaTGAGATGGAAGAACTGAAACTGCTTCTGCCTGATATCAGGGAAAAGGTGGAGGATGCCAAGGAAAGCCAGAGAACAGCCAGTGCTGCCTCACAGGCCATCCAGCAGACACTA GGTGGCGCTTCAACTTCATCAGCATTTCCCTGTGAGAATGGTGGACCTTCATCATCAGCGGCAGCATTTGCAACCACCAGCCAG ATTCCAGTGAAAACATCTGACAGTGCTTCATCTTCCAAGGCTGTCTCTGACATATCTCACCTGGTCAGGAAAAAG AGgaaaccagaggaggaggagagcccAGTAAAGGACACTGATGCTAAACAAGCGAAACAGGAAGCCACAGTTAATGGCAGCGGGGACTCTAGTGCCAGCAACGGCAATGGAGTCCAGGAGGGACAATCACAGGAG CCTGCCGCAGAGTCAGCCTCCGTCCAGTCCTCGGCGTGA